Proteins from a genomic interval of Candidatus Eisenbacteria bacterium:
- a CDS encoding zinc ABC transporter substrate-binding protein → MIRIPFMRTACAVLVTAALAAASPVEAKLRIAASTNDLASIAATVGGEQVEVFSIARPNADPHRVEALPSYMVKVSRAQLFLEVGLGLDQWANAILEGSRNASVQTVDCSKGVRVLEKPGGKVDASMGDVHPDGNPHYWLDPRNGAIVATNIAEALARLDAAHAADYRSRAEAFGREADAAWQRGRSLAATLPSRTVFTYHRSWSYLADAFGLEVAATVEPVPGIPPTVRQLAELVRVAKARKIGLLIQEPYYSAEAGRFLAREAGVRTVIASSACDAPTAGSYLAHFAAVLESIAGGRK, encoded by the coding sequence GTGATTCGCATCCCATTCATGCGAACGGCCTGCGCCGTTCTCGTCACTGCCGCGCTCGCCGCGGCCTCTCCGGTCGAGGCGAAGCTGCGCATCGCGGCCTCGACCAACGATCTCGCTTCGATCGCAGCGACCGTCGGTGGGGAGCAGGTCGAGGTGTTCTCGATCGCGCGCCCGAATGCCGATCCGCATCGAGTCGAAGCGCTTCCTTCCTACATGGTGAAAGTCTCTCGAGCACAGTTGTTCCTCGAGGTGGGGTTGGGCCTCGACCAGTGGGCCAACGCGATCCTCGAGGGCTCGCGCAATGCCTCGGTCCAGACCGTCGATTGTTCGAAGGGTGTGCGCGTGCTCGAGAAGCCGGGCGGCAAGGTGGACGCCTCGATGGGCGACGTGCATCCCGACGGGAATCCGCACTACTGGCTCGATCCTCGAAACGGCGCGATCGTGGCGACGAACATTGCCGAAGCGCTCGCACGTCTGGACGCGGCACATGCGGCCGACTATCGCTCGCGGGCCGAAGCGTTCGGCAGGGAAGCCGACGCCGCGTGGCAGCGCGGGCGTTCGCTTGCCGCGACTTTGCCGTCGAGGACGGTCTTCACGTATCACCGCTCGTGGTCCTATCTGGCGGACGCGTTCGGCCTCGAGGTGGCGGCGACCGTCGAGCCGGTGCCCGGCATTCCCCCGACGGTGCGGCAGCTGGCTGAACTCGTCCGGGTGGCGAAGGCACGAAAGATCGGACTGCTGATTCAGGAGCCCTACTACTCGGCGGAGGCCGGTCGGTTCCTGGCGCGCGAAGCCGGTGTACGCACGGTGATCGCCTCGTCGGCGTGCGATGCACCCACCGCCGGCAGCTACCTTGCGCACTTCGCGGCCGTCCTGGAGTCGATCGCGGGAGGCCGAAAGTGA
- the sucD gene encoding succinate--CoA ligase subunit alpha: MSILIDKNTRLIVQGITGRDGAFHTEQMVKYGTKVVGGVTPGKGGEKVHGVPVFHSVAAAIEATKANTSVIYVPAAFAADAIFEAADAGIQLIVCITEGLPVRDTMSAFHHVLAKRGAGNPLGRPRLVGPNCPGLITPGQAKVGILPGHICTPGPIGVVSKSGTLTYEVVKQLTDRGLGQTTCIGIGGDPIIGTNFIDALTLFEADPRTEGIVLMGEIGGSDEEEAALFIKRHVTKPVVAFVAGQTAPPGKRMGHAGAIISGGAGTAAEKMAAFEAAGVPVARIPSEIPALIS, from the coding sequence GTGAGCATCCTGATCGACAAGAACACCCGCCTGATCGTGCAGGGCATCACCGGCCGCGACGGCGCATTCCACACCGAACAGATGGTGAAGTACGGCACGAAGGTCGTGGGCGGCGTGACCCCCGGCAAGGGCGGCGAGAAGGTGCACGGCGTTCCCGTCTTTCACTCGGTCGCCGCGGCCATCGAGGCCACGAAGGCGAACACGTCGGTGATCTACGTGCCCGCAGCGTTCGCCGCCGACGCCATCTTCGAAGCCGCGGACGCCGGCATCCAGCTGATCGTTTGCATCACCGAGGGTCTGCCGGTACGCGACACGATGAGCGCGTTCCACCACGTGCTCGCGAAGCGCGGCGCCGGCAATCCGCTCGGCCGGCCGCGCCTGGTGGGACCGAACTGCCCGGGACTCATCACGCCGGGGCAGGCCAAGGTCGGCATCCTGCCCGGGCACATCTGCACTCCGGGCCCGATCGGCGTGGTGTCGAAGAGCGGCACGCTCACTTATGAAGTGGTGAAGCAGCTCACCGACCGCGGGCTCGGCCAGACCACCTGCATCGGCATCGGCGGCGACCCGATCATCGGCACCAACTTCATCGATGCGCTCACGCTGTTCGAGGCCGATCCGCGCACCGAGGGCATCGTGCTGATGGGTGAGATCGGGGGCAGCGACGAGGAAGAAGCGGCCCTGTTCATCAAACGGCACGTCACCAAGCCGGTGGTCGCGTTCGTCGCCGGGCAGACGGCACCTCCCGGGAAGCGCATGGGGCACGCGGGCGCGATCATCTCGGGCGGGGCGGGCACGGCCGCCGAGAAGATGGCGGCGTTCGAGGCCGCCGGAGTGCCGGTTGCACGCATTCCGTCCGAGATTCCCGCATTGATCTCCGA
- a CDS encoding redoxin domain-containing protein, whose amino-acid sequence MLSNLLILSIVFALGADPVPGASRPPFERLPGAGTPSPRIQEPPHSLIEVGAAAPDFSYQTADGHWRHLRELLGHGPALLVFGANREQLLALEAERNALLDNGILPVAVLNEKPARIWSVVRDLSLNYTVLADPRQVVAEQFNVKREDQRSATPSWFVLNQQGEVRALRRGQLPNAGFNTLASTALGRPVPGAALPASH is encoded by the coding sequence ATGCTTTCGAACCTGCTGATCCTGTCTATCGTCTTCGCACTCGGAGCCGATCCCGTTCCGGGCGCGTCGCGTCCACCCTTCGAGCGTTTGCCGGGTGCCGGCACGCCGAGTCCTCGCATTCAGGAGCCGCCGCACTCGCTGATCGAGGTCGGAGCCGCGGCTCCGGACTTCTCGTACCAGACCGCCGACGGCCACTGGCGTCACCTGCGAGAGTTGCTCGGCCACGGCCCGGCGTTGCTGGTGTTCGGCGCCAACCGCGAGCAGCTCCTTGCCCTCGAAGCCGAGCGCAATGCGTTGCTCGACAACGGAATTCTGCCGGTCGCGGTGCTGAACGAGAAGCCTGCCCGCATCTGGTCGGTGGTACGCGACCTGTCGCTCAACTACACCGTGCTGGCGGATCCTCGCCAGGTCGTCGCCGAGCAGTTCAACGTGAAGCGCGAGGACCAGCGCTCCGCCACCCCGTCCTGGTTCGTGTTGAATCAGCAGGGCGAGGTTCGCGCGCTGCGGCGGGGTCAGTTGCCGAATGCCGGCTTCAACACGCTGGCGTCGACTGCGCTCGGCCGGCCGGTGCCGGGCGCCGCGCTGCCCGCTTCGCACTGA
- a CDS encoding response regulator, whose protein sequence is MVVRLVAPIVDAVRVPVVAIDSDHRIRFANRAFTEAHTGVPPRPWPTGLALSELLTPETYERFAGLYPIRGIPHAGTPLFRAELAAKPGDALVGTCVEFRFPGRFHGWLVSLRHHSLEMFADSTLPALLEREKSQRARLEALITVSRAITSSLDHQTILRTIARESRRVLECDECVVFLIDENAPLLRPVACDVLTYEDQVWGLELRLGEGIAGSVAVSGHGEIVHEAHLDPRAKQVPGTPEEESSLLCVPLLVRERVIGIISLSRLEPHRRRFEPEDLDLAIVFASECSAAIQNARLYAQTKAAYDEMRSAQQQLVQSAKLNALGEMAGGVAHDFNNVLAAILGRTQLILSRVEEPLLKRQLQVIEQAALDGAHTVKRVQEFTRVRHDEPFEPLDMNEILKGVVELTRTAWHTHAKRDGIKVELALDLRSRHAVEGNASELREVFSNLVLNAVDAMPWGGQLEITSEDRVTEVILRFKDTGVGMDEETRSRVFDPFFTTKTVQGTGLGLSVAYGIVTRHHGRIEVQSERGAGTEFTVTLPIASDVRPTAPAARPALTIKPLRILVVDDEQFVLEVLVDMLRSNGHEVHSALGGEAALRAFSRFAPDAVFTDLGMPEVNGWDVVLHVRAERPDIPVVLVSGWGFQLAEETIAAHGLDHIMTKPFRMEDVERALERVTERIEDRSAA, encoded by the coding sequence ATGGTGGTTCGCCTCGTCGCTCCGATCGTCGATGCCGTGCGAGTGCCGGTGGTCGCCATCGATTCCGACCATCGCATCCGTTTCGCGAATCGAGCGTTCACCGAAGCCCACACCGGGGTTCCGCCGCGCCCGTGGCCGACCGGTCTGGCGCTCTCCGAGTTGTTGACACCTGAAACCTACGAGCGGTTCGCGGGGCTCTATCCGATCCGCGGGATCCCCCATGCCGGGACCCCGTTGTTCCGGGCCGAGCTGGCTGCCAAGCCCGGTGACGCGCTGGTCGGCACCTGCGTCGAATTCCGCTTTCCGGGCCGGTTTCACGGCTGGCTGGTCTCGCTGCGCCACCACTCACTCGAGATGTTCGCCGACTCGACGCTGCCCGCGTTGCTCGAACGTGAGAAGTCCCAGCGCGCACGGCTCGAAGCGTTGATCACGGTGAGCCGCGCGATCACCAGTTCGCTCGATCATCAGACCATCCTGCGCACCATCGCCCGCGAATCGCGACGGGTGCTCGAGTGCGACGAGTGCGTGGTGTTCCTGATCGACGAGAATGCGCCACTGCTGCGCCCGGTCGCCTGCGACGTGCTGACCTACGAGGATCAGGTGTGGGGTCTCGAGCTGCGGCTCGGCGAGGGAATCGCCGGCAGCGTCGCGGTCAGCGGGCACGGCGAGATCGTGCACGAGGCGCACCTCGATCCGCGCGCCAAGCAGGTTCCCGGGACGCCCGAGGAAGAGAGTTCGCTGCTGTGCGTACCGCTGCTGGTACGCGAACGCGTCATCGGCATCATCTCGTTGTCGCGGCTCGAGCCGCATCGTCGGCGCTTCGAGCCCGAAGATCTGGACCTCGCAATCGTGTTCGCCTCGGAATGCAGCGCGGCGATCCAGAACGCGCGCCTCTACGCACAGACCAAGGCGGCGTACGACGAAATGCGGTCCGCGCAGCAACAGCTCGTGCAATCGGCGAAGCTCAACGCGCTCGGCGAGATGGCCGGCGGCGTGGCGCACGACTTCAACAACGTGCTCGCCGCAATCCTCGGCCGCACGCAGCTCATCCTGAGCCGCGTCGAGGAACCGCTGCTCAAACGCCAGCTGCAGGTCATCGAGCAGGCGGCGCTCGACGGCGCGCATACCGTCAAGCGCGTCCAGGAGTTCACCCGGGTGCGGCACGACGAGCCGTTCGAGCCGCTCGATATGAACGAGATCCTCAAAGGCGTGGTGGAGCTGACGCGCACCGCGTGGCACACCCACGCGAAGCGCGACGGCATCAAGGTCGAGCTGGCGCTCGATCTGCGATCGCGCCACGCGGTCGAGGGCAATGCCTCCGAGTTGCGCGAAGTGTTCAGCAACCTGGTCTTGAACGCGGTCGACGCGATGCCATGGGGCGGGCAGCTGGAGATCACTTCCGAGGATCGAGTCACCGAGGTGATCCTTCGCTTCAAGGACACGGGCGTCGGCATGGACGAGGAGACCCGGTCGCGTGTCTTCGATCCGTTCTTCACCACCAAGACGGTGCAGGGCACCGGCCTCGGACTCTCGGTCGCCTACGGCATCGTGACGCGCCACCACGGTCGCATCGAGGTGCAAAGCGAGCGCGGCGCCGGGACCGAGTTCACGGTGACGCTGCCGATCGCGAGCGACGTTCGGCCGACGGCGCCGGCCGCGCGGCCGGCGCTGACGATCAAGCCGCTGCGGATCCTGGTGGTGGACGACGAACAGTTCGTGCTCGAAGTGCTGGTCGACATGTTGCGCTCGAACGGCCACGAGGTGCATTCGGCACTCGGCGGCGAGGCGGCGCTGCGCGCCTTCTCGCGATTCGCGCCCGATGCCGTCTTCACCGATCTCGGCATGCCGGAAGTGAACGGCTGGGACGTGGTGCTGCACGTGCGCGCCGAACGGCCGGACATTCCGGTGGTGCTGGTGTCGGGGTGGGGCTTTCAGCTCGCCGAGGAGACCATCGCGGCGCACGGCCTCGACCACATCATGACCAAGCCGTTTCGCATGGAAGACGTCGAGCGCGCACTCGAGCGCGTGACCGAGCGCATCGAAGACCGCTCGGCTGCCTGA
- a CDS encoding redoxin domain-containing protein — translation MKAVVTTFLWIAASLAFVFPSPAGAQSDPKSRAPAPTANARPLEPGPRGKLSVVGRVDVGDVAPDFELSGTRGGPVAISRLRGDWVLLVFARRLAEFDDFSPVTSRLAEHGVRVFGITREGPSKLRTHSQRAAIPFELLADPTGDVSAIYGLNDAASAATRPGYVLIDRRGTVRLAVLGQSFAATQVAELVDFTIAN, via the coding sequence ATGAAAGCGGTCGTCACGACGTTCCTGTGGATCGCTGCATCCCTCGCGTTCGTGTTCCCCTCCCCGGCCGGCGCCCAGAGTGACCCGAAGTCTCGGGCACCCGCTCCGACCGCGAACGCCCGGCCGCTGGAACCGGGGCCACGCGGCAAGCTCAGCGTGGTGGGCCGCGTCGACGTGGGCGACGTCGCGCCCGACTTCGAGCTCAGTGGCACCCGCGGCGGCCCGGTCGCGATCTCGCGCCTGCGCGGCGACTGGGTGCTGCTGGTGTTCGCACGTCGCCTGGCGGAGTTCGACGATTTCTCCCCCGTTACTTCACGGCTCGCCGAGCACGGCGTGCGGGTGTTCGGCATCACCCGCGAAGGGCCATCGAAGCTGCGCACGCATTCGCAGCGGGCCGCCATTCCGTTCGAGCTGCTCGCGGACCCGACCGGCGACGTTTCCGCGATCTACGGGCTCAATGACGCGGCCTCCGCCGCCACGCGACCGGGCTACGTGCTGATCGATCGACGCGGCACGGTTCGCCTCGCGGTGCTCGGTCAGTCGTTTGCGGCCACCCAGGTCGCGGAACTGGTCGACTTCACGATCGCCAACTAG
- a CDS encoding GNAT family N-acetyltransferase, whose product MAVTIRPYLATDLETLRALIAAPEIVEQFDAFAAPGALEQKFADPHLAASCVRLAFEDERPIGFALAWLLPQAPIGWAMVRGGVLEFARRRGIATRLVEAVFAAIEAHPGAARIRDVTGAAWLPAPAAEALAKRLGARFDRAFWMMERPLEAPAPIVEWPSGIATRSFDGTMPMAKDWNDVYLESFAQHWRFVPSSLDETLELTRGPRFDPADLRLAYRGAACVGFCRLERHANRGEIAVLGTAPAARGIGLGRALLRWGVARLQAGSTQPITLIVDGANENALRLYRSEGFSVMRTRHVWVRPPRF is encoded by the coding sequence ATGGCCGTCACGATTCGCCCGTATCTCGCGACCGACCTCGAGACCCTTCGCGCGCTGATCGCCGCGCCCGAAATCGTCGAACAGTTCGACGCCTTCGCGGCCCCCGGTGCACTCGAGCAGAAATTCGCCGACCCGCACCTTGCCGCCTCGTGCGTGCGCCTGGCGTTCGAGGACGAACGTCCGATCGGGTTCGCACTCGCGTGGCTGCTGCCGCAGGCCCCGATCGGATGGGCGATGGTGCGTGGTGGAGTGCTCGAGTTCGCGCGGCGCCGTGGCATCGCGACGCGTCTCGTCGAGGCGGTGTTCGCCGCCATCGAAGCACATCCGGGAGCCGCGCGGATTCGAGACGTCACCGGAGCGGCGTGGTTGCCGGCGCCGGCGGCCGAGGCTCTGGCGAAGCGACTCGGCGCCCGTTTCGATCGCGCGTTCTGGATGATGGAGCGACCGCTCGAGGCGCCGGCGCCGATCGTCGAATGGCCCTCGGGGATCGCGACGCGGTCGTTCGATGGAACGATGCCGATGGCAAAGGACTGGAACGACGTCTACCTCGAGTCGTTCGCGCAGCACTGGCGGTTCGTACCGAGTTCGCTCGACGAGACGCTCGAACTGACGCGCGGGCCGCGCTTCGATCCCGCAGACCTGCGGCTCGCCTACCGAGGCGCGGCGTGCGTCGGCTTCTGCCGGCTCGAGCGTCACGCGAATCGGGGCGAGATTGCAGTGCTCGGCACGGCGCCGGCGGCGCGCGGCATCGGACTCGGCCGCGCGCTGCTGCGCTGGGGCGTGGCGCGACTGCAGGCCGGCTCGACGCAGCCCATCACGTTGATCGTGGACGGGGCGAACGAGAACGCGCTGCGGCTCTACCGAAGCGAAGGCTTCAGCGTCATGCGCACACGCCACGTGTGGGTGCGTCCACCACGATTCTGA
- the sucC gene encoding ADP-forming succinate--CoA ligase subunit beta: MNLHEYQGKELFARFGIPVLPGQVAATPEEARDVATSIGSTVVIKAQVQAGGRGKAGGVKLAHTPEEAYDRARDILALTIKGLPVRRVLVAKAADIAKEFYLSIVMDRQKKLPLIMFSAEGGVEIEEVARTAPEKIVRHHIPLDGLRPYQARAIMARGFDDWKQVQQAADILMKLYRVFMDGDCSLAEINPLAVTPEGKVVALDAKVVLDDNAEFRHREWDGWRDPDEETAGARLAREKGLSYVKLDGDIGCIVNGAGLAMATMDLIKHYGGEPANFLDIGGSSNPEKVTAALKIITGDSHVRAILFNIFGGITRCDDVANGIVTSLKSSPLPVPLVIRLTGTNEELARKILADFGLSATTSMDEAVRMVIARAQEVPA; this comes from the coding sequence ATGAACCTCCACGAATACCAGGGCAAGGAGCTGTTCGCCCGCTTCGGGATTCCGGTGCTGCCGGGCCAGGTCGCGGCCACTCCAGAAGAGGCGCGCGACGTCGCGACCTCGATCGGCTCGACGGTGGTGATCAAGGCGCAGGTTCAGGCGGGGGGGCGCGGCAAGGCCGGCGGCGTCAAGCTCGCGCACACGCCCGAAGAGGCCTACGACCGCGCGCGCGACATCCTGGCGCTCACGATCAAGGGGCTGCCGGTGCGACGCGTGCTGGTCGCGAAGGCGGCCGACATCGCGAAGGAGTTTTACCTCTCGATCGTGATGGATCGTCAGAAGAAGCTGCCGCTGATCATGTTCTCGGCGGAAGGCGGGGTGGAGATCGAGGAAGTGGCGCGCACCGCGCCCGAGAAGATCGTACGGCATCACATTCCGCTCGACGGCCTGCGTCCCTATCAGGCGCGCGCGATCATGGCGCGTGGATTCGACGACTGGAAGCAGGTGCAGCAGGCCGCCGACATCCTCATGAAGCTCTACCGGGTTTTCATGGACGGAGACTGCTCGCTGGCCGAGATCAACCCGCTCGCGGTCACGCCCGAAGGCAAGGTGGTGGCGCTCGATGCGAAGGTGGTGCTCGACGACAACGCGGAGTTCCGGCATCGCGAGTGGGACGGCTGGCGAGATCCGGACGAAGAGACCGCGGGGGCCCGGCTGGCGCGCGAGAAGGGCCTCAGTTACGTGAAGCTCGATGGCGACATCGGCTGCATCGTCAACGGCGCGGGGCTCGCGATGGCGACCATGGACCTGATCAAGCACTACGGCGGCGAGCCCGCGAACTTCCTCGATATCGGCGGCTCTTCGAATCCCGAAAAGGTCACCGCGGCGCTCAAGATCATCACCGGCGATTCGCACGTGCGCGCGATCCTGTTCAACATCTTCGGCGGCATCACGCGCTGCGACGACGTCGCGAACGGCATCGTGACCTCGCTCAAGTCTTCGCCGCTGCCGGTCCCGCTCGTGATCCGGCTCACCGGCACGAACGAGGAACTGGCGCGCAAGATCCTCGCGGACTTTGGACTCTCCGCGACCACCAGCATGGACGAGGCGGTTCGCATGGTGATCGCCCGAGCACAGGAGGTGCCGGCGTGA
- a CDS encoding beta-lactamase family protein — protein MRSPSLWTACALAVAIAGCGSSSRVSGPAPEQTLASRVESIRLSHRLPALAVAVIAGDSIEIAVGGVRKIGAIAASQRPDLFHVGSLTKALVASAIGKLVEEGALSWSETLEQAFPELAGTMTAAYRPITIAQLLQHRSGLPAFSDFADFAAVPTFAGDGPAQRAEFARWLLARPAAFPAGTFVYSNAGYSVAATIAERATAQPWEELLRTRILTPLGVSTFVGWPLDFSAAEPWGHIEQNGTLVPIAPSDLRVPLLIAPAGDLSFTADAYAKLARWNLRALMGSPAVLADSTFQHLYSPVGDYALGWGVVQVQGRTIYTHTGSAGTFVSLVWLDPERGRGYVIMTNASGSQVDPAFRELLAAIDAPTSTQAIRNALERLRPQRGELSVANLQSAP, from the coding sequence GTGCGATCGCCGAGCCTGTGGACCGCGTGCGCGCTCGCCGTTGCGATTGCGGGCTGCGGTAGCTCCAGCCGCGTCTCGGGGCCCGCCCCGGAGCAAACGCTCGCGAGTCGGGTCGAGAGCATTCGGCTTTCACATCGCCTGCCGGCGCTTGCGGTCGCGGTGATCGCGGGCGACTCGATCGAGATCGCGGTGGGCGGCGTGCGAAAGATCGGCGCGATCGCGGCGAGCCAGCGCCCGGACCTCTTCCACGTGGGCTCGCTCACCAAGGCGCTCGTGGCTTCCGCGATCGGAAAGCTCGTCGAAGAGGGAGCGCTCTCGTGGTCCGAAACACTCGAGCAGGCGTTCCCCGAACTCGCGGGCACGATGACCGCTGCGTACCGACCGATCACGATCGCGCAGCTGCTTCAGCATCGTTCCGGGCTGCCCGCGTTCTCGGACTTCGCCGACTTCGCAGCGGTGCCCACGTTCGCGGGCGACGGTCCCGCGCAGCGCGCGGAGTTCGCGCGCTGGCTGCTCGCGCGACCCGCGGCGTTTCCCGCCGGCACGTTCGTCTACTCGAACGCCGGCTACTCCGTGGCGGCGACGATCGCCGAGCGCGCGACCGCGCAGCCGTGGGAGGAACTCCTCCGCACGCGAATCCTGACGCCGCTCGGAGTCTCGACGTTCGTCGGCTGGCCGCTCGACTTCTCGGCGGCCGAACCGTGGGGACACATCGAGCAGAACGGCACGCTCGTTCCGATCGCGCCCTCGGACCTTCGCGTTCCGCTCCTGATCGCACCCGCGGGAGACCTGAGCTTCACGGCCGACGCTTACGCAAAGCTCGCGCGCTGGAATCTTCGCGCGCTCATGGGGAGCCCTGCGGTGCTCGCCGACTCGACGTTCCAACATCTCTATTCGCCGGTCGGCGACTACGCGCTCGGATGGGGCGTTGTCCAAGTGCAGGGCCGTACGATCTACACCCACACCGGGAGCGCGGGCACGTTCGTGTCGCTGGTGTGGCTCGATCCCGAACGCGGCCGCGGCTACGTGATCATGACCAACGCGAGCGGCTCGCAGGTCGACCCTGCGTTCCGCGAGCTGCTCGCGGCGATCGATGCACCGACCTCGACCCAGGCGATCAGGAATGCTCTCGAACGACTTCGGCCGCAGCGAGGCGAGCTATCGGTAGCGAACCTTCAGTCCGCCCCATGA
- a CDS encoding aldehyde dehydrogenase family protein: MAQSFSNFIAGQWVPARSGATFTNSNPATGADLGAHPDSGSTDVDAAVAAARAAFESWRLTPAPKRAELMFRLGALIATQKERLARAATSEMGKILIETRGDVQEGVDMAYLAAGEGRRMYGVTTPSEMPNKFAMSMRVPIGVVGVITAWNFPFAVPTWKIFPALVAGNTVVFKPSEETPEMGYHLAKLIEEAGYPAGVFNLVQGSGKNVGWPITQHPGVDVLSFTGSNGVGTLIATEGARLGKRVSLEMGGKNAVIVMDDADVALAANAIAWGAFGTTGQRCTATSRVIVHERVHDELAKRVVERARAIKLGDGLDESVEMGPVINARQLEKISGYMPVAAQEGVEVLVGGGVTTEGALARGHFFKPTVFTNVKPQMRVAQEEIFGPVVGFLKVKSLEEAVAVNNAIPYGLSSSIFTLDVNRAFAAMRDLSSGIVYVNHGTTGAETHLPFGGVRGTGNGHREAGHTMLDAFTEWKSVYVDFSGRLQRAQIDNS, from the coding sequence ATGGCGCAGTCGTTCTCCAACTTCATCGCCGGCCAGTGGGTGCCGGCGCGCTCCGGCGCCACCTTCACGAACAGCAACCCCGCGACCGGAGCGGATCTCGGCGCGCATCCGGACTCCGGGAGCACCGACGTGGACGCCGCGGTCGCGGCCGCTCGCGCCGCGTTCGAATCGTGGCGCCTGACGCCCGCCCCCAAGCGCGCGGAGCTGATGTTCCGACTCGGCGCGCTGATTGCGACGCAGAAGGAGCGACTGGCGCGTGCCGCCACCAGCGAGATGGGCAAGATTCTGATCGAGACGCGCGGCGACGTTCAGGAAGGCGTCGACATGGCGTACCTCGCGGCCGGCGAAGGGCGTCGCATGTACGGCGTCACCACCCCGTCCGAGATGCCCAACAAGTTCGCGATGTCGATGCGGGTGCCGATCGGCGTGGTCGGCGTGATCACGGCGTGGAACTTCCCGTTCGCGGTTCCGACCTGGAAGATCTTCCCGGCGCTCGTCGCGGGGAACACCGTGGTGTTCAAGCCGTCCGAGGAAACGCCCGAGATGGGCTACCACCTCGCGAAGCTCATCGAAGAGGCGGGTTATCCCGCCGGCGTTTTCAATCTCGTGCAGGGCTCCGGCAAGAACGTGGGCTGGCCGATCACGCAGCATCCGGGTGTGGACGTGCTCTCCTTCACCGGCTCGAACGGTGTCGGTACCCTGATCGCGACCGAGGGTGCCCGGCTCGGCAAGCGCGTCTCGCTCGAGATGGGCGGCAAGAATGCCGTGATCGTGATGGATGACGCCGATGTGGCGCTCGCCGCCAACGCCATCGCGTGGGGGGCGTTCGGCACCACCGGGCAGCGCTGCACCGCGACGAGTCGCGTGATCGTTCACGAGCGCGTACACGACGAGCTGGCGAAACGAGTGGTCGAACGCGCTCGCGCGATCAAGCTGGGTGACGGGCTCGATGAATCGGTCGAGATGGGGCCGGTCATCAACGCGCGCCAACTCGAGAAGATCTCGGGCTACATGCCGGTTGCGGCGCAGGAAGGTGTTGAGGTGCTGGTGGGAGGCGGCGTCACCACCGAAGGAGCGCTCGCCAGGGGCCACTTCTTCAAGCCGACGGTGTTCACGAACGTGAAGCCGCAGATGCGCGTGGCGCAGGAGGAAATCTTCGGGCCGGTGGTCGGGTTCCTCAAGGTGAAGAGCCTCGAGGAGGCGGTTGCCGTGAACAACGCGATTCCCTACGGACTCAGCTCGTCGATCTTCACACTCGACGTGAACCGTGCGTTCGCCGCGATGCGTGATCTGTCGAGCGGCATCGTGTACGTGAACCACGGCACCACCGGCGCGGAGACGCATCTGCCGTTCGGCGGCGTGCGCGGCACCGGCAACGGCCACCGCGAAGCGGGCCACACCATGCTGGACGCGTTCACCGAATGGAAGAGCGTCTACGTCGACTTCTCGGGACGCCTGCAGCGCGCACAAATCGACAACAGCTAG
- a CDS encoding metal ABC transporter permease: protein MTDVLQLPFFQSAAIAALVLAGIHAYLGFHIVRRGVLFVDLALAQMAALGVAMGVVLGREHDEVGSYLLALGMTFVGAALFAWLRGRSKQVPLEAFIGIVFATAQAAVFLVLEKSPAGPEHLKETLVGSLFTVDPGHIARVAVLYAVVGAVHFFLRKPFFEITNDPEGARARGRRVFLWDFLFYATFGLVVTSSVQIAGVLLVFGFLVIPAVAGLMASSRTGIALIVGWGFGFVASVLGLLASVQWDMPAAPSILVTLSFLLLVVGLSLGVVRRGHRA, encoded by the coding sequence GTGACGGACGTGCTGCAGCTCCCGTTCTTCCAGTCCGCGGCGATCGCAGCACTGGTGCTGGCGGGCATCCACGCGTACCTGGGTTTCCACATCGTGCGGCGCGGCGTGCTGTTCGTGGACCTTGCGCTCGCGCAGATGGCGGCGCTCGGTGTGGCGATGGGAGTGGTGCTGGGCCGCGAACACGACGAGGTCGGCTCCTACCTGCTGGCGCTCGGCATGACGTTCGTGGGGGCGGCACTGTTCGCGTGGCTTCGGGGGCGGTCGAAGCAGGTGCCGCTCGAAGCGTTCATCGGCATCGTGTTCGCGACCGCGCAGGCCGCGGTGTTCCTGGTGCTCGAGAAGTCGCCCGCCGGCCCCGAGCACCTGAAGGAAACGCTGGTGGGCTCGCTGTTCACCGTCGACCCGGGCCACATCGCCCGGGTCGCGGTGCTGTACGCCGTGGTGGGCGCGGTGCACTTCTTCCTGCGGAAGCCGTTCTTCGAGATCACGAACGACCCCGAAGGCGCGCGCGCGCGCGGGCGGCGCGTGTTCCTGTGGGACTTCCTGTTCTACGCCACGTTCGGGCTCGTCGTCACTTCCTCGGTTCAGATCGCCGGCGTGCTGCTGGTCTTCGGCTTCCTGGTGATCCCCGCGGTCGCGGGACTCATGGCGTCGTCGCGCACCGGCATCGCATTGATCGTCGGCTGGGGCTTCGGATTCGTGGCGAGCGTGTTGGGCCTGCTGGCGTCGGTACAGTGGGACATGCCGGCGGCGCCGAGTATTCTCGTGACGCTTTCGTTCCTGTTGCTGGTCGTCGGACTCTCGCTTGGAGTCGTGCGGCGCGGGCACCGAGCCTGA